One Pseudomonas syringae CC1557 genomic window, TCTGGGCGAACTGACGGCTGGAAAACGGCCGCATGTCACCGGTCTGCCAGGCCATTTTCAGGCTGCCGCTGGCATCCGGCTCGTAAAAATCAATGCGATCCATCGGCGGATACGCCAGTTCCAGCAGCCAGTCGTTGTGCGTCCGGGTGCTGCCAGGGCGATAGGTGAGTTCGACTTTCAGCCAGAAAGCGGAATGCGAATACCCGGCATTGAAGGTGCCCGTATTCAGATCGCGAAATGCGCGTGTTCCCGCCGCAGAGCTGACGCTCTCGATGGTTGCCTCGCCGGTCGGGTCCTCGAACACCTGAACGGCACGCCCCAGAGGCAGAAACCGGGTGTTTTCATCAAACTCGACCGCGTGCACCTGCAACGGCAGCCAAAGAGCCAGAATGATCCACAGATAGCGCATTGAAGCCCCAAGGTAGGTCGTCGATTTCAATCCATCCGTTGATAACGACGTCCGCTAATTTCTATCCTTGAAACAGGCCGATGATTCAATACAAGCCTTTTTACGTGAACAGGCCGGCGTCAGTAAGAGAATAGTTACAAAACCTCTACATTTCCCCGCACACGTGAAGCATAGCCGCTAATAACGTAAAGACGTTATCGCCTTCAAAATCAAAGCAATAGCTCTGTATCGGCCATTTCAAGGCAAACATGAGTATTTTTCCCGGTCGTCGAGGTGTCGGGGAGGCCATCGGGTCGCGGAGCAACGCAATAAAAACCGGGGATCGGCAGGCGACTCGCGAACGGTAGTGATAAGCTCGCACACCATGAATATCTATAGCTCTCGCCCCGTTGTCCTCTGCCTTTCCGGCCACGACCCAAGTGGCGGCGCCGGTCTGCAGGCTGATATAGAAGCCCTGCTTGCTCAGGGTTGCCACGCCGTTCCGGCGATCACCGCGCTCACTGTGCAGGACACCGTGAATGTCAGTGATTTCCGAGTGCTCGATCGCGAATGGGTGATGGCTCAGGCCAACGCCGTTCTCAACGACTCATGTGTCGCCGCCGTCAAGCTGGGCATGCTCGGCTCGCTGGAGATGGTCGATACAGTTGTCGAACTGCTGCTGGCTCATCCGCATTTGCCTGCGGTCTGCGATCCGGTATTGCGCGCAGGCGGTGGCGGAGCGCTGGGCAAGGATGAAGTCGGTTACGCCATGCGTGAACGGCTGCTGCCGTTGTCGATCATCGCCACGCCCAACCTTCCTGAAGCACGCATTCTGGCGGAGCTGCCGGAGGGCACTGCGGATGAGTGCGCACATAAACTGCTGCCTTTCTGCGAACACCTGCTGATCACCGGCGGGCATGGCGACGAACAGCAGATCCATAATCGCCTGTATGTGCGCAACGGTCAGACGCACACTTTTGTCTGCGAGCGTTTGCCGGGCAGCTACCACGGCTCCGGCTGCACACTCGCCAGCGCCCTGGCCGGGCGTCTTGCGCAAGGTGAAGCACTGGTCAGCGCAGTGAAGTCGGCGCTGGATTACACCTGGCGGACATTGCGTGATGCCGAACAGCTGGGCAAAGGGCAATTCGTGCCCCGTCGCCTGCCACTGGACTTTTGTTCGTAACACGCTGCCATGAGGCTCGATTCATGAAACTACGTGGCCTGTATGCCATTACCGACAGCCAGTTGCTGAGCGGAAAATTTCTTGCCTACGTTGAAGCAGCTCTGGATGGCGGCGTCACCCTGCTGCAATACCGCGACAAGACGGGTGATGACTCCCGTCGCCTGCGCGAGGCCACTGAGCTGCTCAAGTTGTGCGAACGCTACAAGACCCGCCTGATCATCAACGACGATGCCGAACTGGCAGCGCGGCTGGGCGTCGGCGTGCACCTGGGCCAGACCGACGGTTCGCTGCCGGATGCCCGCGCGTTGCTGGGGCACAAGGCAATAGTTGGGGCTACCTGCCACGGCAAACTGGAGCTGGCGGAACGTGCCAGGGCCGATGGCGCGACGTATGTGGCGTTCGGCAGGTTTTTCAATTCACAGACCAAACCCGGCGCACCGGCCGTGCCGCTCGACCTGATCGCTCAGGTACGCGCCAAGGTTCACCTGCCCATCGCGGTGATCGGCGGCATCACCCTGGAAAACGCCCCGCAACTGGTCGAGCACGGCGCCGATCTGCTGGCCGTGGTACACGGACTGTTCGGCGCTGAAACCCCTCAGGAAGTGACGCGTCGGGCGAAAGCCTTCATGGCGTTGTTGTAGAGCTCGTCCACAACTCCGATCGACGCAGACTGCGCGCACTCAACGGCGGACGCAGAGCGTCCAGAACGGCATGCTCACGCGGAGCATGGGTACGAGAGGTGCTCGCTCAGACTATGGGCGCGAGTGTCATATGTGTGCGCAGCTTTTGTTATAGTGCGCACTCCTGCGCTTTCTCTGGCTCATGCCACTCAATAAAGCAGCCTGCCTTGAAGCTGCCCGCCTCGGCTGACCCCAGCGTAGACACGAATTCCCCGTTTCAAAGCAGAGACCCGATCATGTCCCGTTCCGAAACACTGTTCGCCAACGCCCAAAAACACATCCCCGGTGGCGTCAATTCGCCGGTTCGCGCTTTCAAGAGTGTGGGTGGCACGCCGCTGTTCTTCAAGCATGCTGCCGGCGCTTACGTGACTGACGAAGACGACAAGCGTTACGTCGACTACGTCGGCTCCTGGGGCCCGATGATCCTCGGCCATAGTCATCCGGACGTTCTCGACGCCGTGCGCAGCCAACTGGAGCACGGACTGTCATACGGTGCGCCGACGGCGATGGAAACCGAGATGGCCGACCTGGTCTGCGAACTGGTGCCGTCCATGGAAATGGTGCGCATGGTCAGCTCGGGCACCGAAGCGACCATGAGCGCGATCCGTCTGGCCCGAGGCTTCACCGGCCGCGACAGCATTATCAAGTTCGAAGGTTGCTACCACGGTCACTCCGACAGCCTGCTGGTCAAGGCAGGTTCCGGTGCACTGACCCTGGGCGTGCCAAGCTCGCCTGGCGTACCGGCTGCATTCGCGAAACACACCCTGACCGTGCCCTTCAACGACCTGAACGCCGTGCGTGACCTGCTGGCCGAAGTGGGCCCGGAAGTGGCCTGCATCATCGTCGAACCCGTCGCCGGCAACATGAACTGCGTGCCGCCTGCGCCGGGTTACCTGCAAGGGCTGCGCGCACTGTGTGACGAGCATGGCGTGGTGCTGATTTTCGACGAAGTGATGACCGGTTTCCGCGTAGCTCTTGGCGGCGCGCAGGCTTATTACGACGTGAAGCCCGACCTGAGCACGTTCGGCAAGATCATCGGCGGCGGCATGCCGGTCGGCTGCTTTGGTGGCAAACGCGAAATCATGTCGCACATCGCCCCGCTCGGCCCGGTCTATCAGGCGGGCACCTTGTCCGGCAATCCGCTGGCCATGGCCGCTGGCCTGACCACCCTGCGCCTGATCAGCCGTCCCGGCTTCCACGATGAACTGAGCGACTACACCCGACGCCTGCTCGAAGGCCTGCAACAGCGTGCCGATGCTGCCGGCATTCCGTTCGTAACGACTCAGGCAGGCGGCATGTTCGGCCTGTACTTCAGCGCAGCGCGCGAAATCGTCACCTTCGAAGACGTGATGACCAGCGATGCAGAGCGTTTCAAGCGTTTCTTCCACATGATGCTGGACGGCGGCGTGTACCTGGCGCCGAGCGCTTTCGAAGCCGGTTTCACGTCCATTGCCCATGGCGATGCCGAATTGAAACTCACGCTGGATGCTGCCGAGAAGGCCTTTGCTGCGCTGAGATAAGCCCGTCAGACTCACTTGCGCAGGGTGTCATTGAACCGGCGCAAGTGATGTCCGCACATGAAACAGCGCGATAACCCCGTATTTTGCTTCTACAATGCATTGCGATAACTGCAAACGCAGGGCCGCTGGAAGTCTTGTTTCAGGTCATACCCCTGTAAACAAGGTTATTTCATGGCCGCGCAGCAGAAAATCCGTAAAGACTTTGTAAGGTTGGCTCTGCTTATTTCATAATGCGCAGCCAGCACGTTAGCTGGTCGGGCATGCCCGCACCTTTTCAGAGGTAAGTCGACTCCCATGAACCGCACCGGCCGCACCCTTGTATTGGGCTGCCTGTTGCTTGTCTATCCCCTGCTGGCGACTGCCGGCGGCAACTCGTTGCTAGTCCCAGCGATGGGTCGTTGCACCCTGAATACTCAGCCAGAGAACCTGCCCGCTGCGCTCGCCGCGTGTCAGCAGGCGGCTCAGGGCGGGGATGCGCAGGCGCAATACGAGTTGGGTGAGTTCTATTACGAGGGCAAGAATGCACCTCGCGATCTGCCGCAGGCGCTGAACTACTTCGAGCAGGCTTCATTGCAGGGTCATGCGCAGGCGCAATATCAACTGGGCTTGATGTTCAGCCGTGGCGAGGGCGTGCAGGCCAATAACATTCAGGCGTATATCGTACTGAAGATGGCCGCCGTCAATGGTTCGGAAGACGCACTGGACGCTGCCGACGAAGTCGCGGCGAAGATGAAGCGCGATGAACTGGAAGTTGCCACTCAGGTACTGGGGCAGATTTTCCGCAAATACCTGCTTGAACTGCAAACGGCCGAAGGTCGCAGTCCGTTCTCTCCATTGCCCTGATGCGGTTTCGCTCAGGGCAATCGCTGTTCACTCCCCCAACACCTATTTTTCCGGCATCGGCATGGGAAACGGCATTACATTGCTGTTGCCGCGTGCTTCGCTGATCTTCGGCGTGCCCATGCGCTCGACTTCATCGATACGCACAATCGAATGCATCGGCACGAAACTGCGCACCACACCTTCGAACTGAGCCTTGAGCTTCTCTTCGCTCGGGTCTACCACAACAGTCGTGCGCTCGCCGAAGACGAACTCTTCCACTTCCAGAAAGCCCCACAGATCGCTTTGATAGATCTGCTTGGCGTACATTTCGAACACCTGTCCCTGGTTGAGGAAAATCACCTTGTAGATTGGAGCTTCGCGTTTGGTCATAACGGGCGGGTAACGATCAGAGATGAAAAAGGGGCGCGGACTATAGCATGTCCATCTGCATCGTCGGACAGCGAACGCTAGGAACCCGAGCCCTTCGTCCCTATAATGCTCGGTTCACTGAATCGGTTGATGATCACGCATGGCCAAGAAGCTTTACATTGAAACCCACGGTTGCCAGATGAACGAGTACGACAGCTCGCGCATGGTCGATCTGCTGGGCGAACATCAGGCTCTGGAAGTCACCGCTCGGGCGGAAGACGCTGACGTGATCCTGCTCAATACCTGTTCGATTCGCGAGCGCGCCCAGGACCGGGTGTATTCGCAACTCGGGCGCTGGCGTGAGCTGAAACTGGCCAACCCCGAAATGGTAATTGCCGTCGGCGGTTGTGTGGCCAGCCAGGAAGGCGCGGCCATCCGCGACCGCGCGCCCTATGTGGATGTGGTCTTCGGCCCGCAAACCCTGCACCGCCTGCCGGAAATGATCGACGCGGCACGCACCACCCGCTTGCCGCAGGTCGACGTCTCGTTCCCGGAAATCGAAAAATTCGACCATTTGCCCGAGCCTCGCGTCGATGGCCCGAGCGCTTATGTGTCGGTGATGGAAGGTTGCAGCAAGTACTGCACGTTCTGCGTAGTGCCCTACACGCGCGGCGAAGAAGTCAGCCGCCCGTTCGATGACGTACTGAGCGAAGTCATGCACCTGGCCGAGCACGGCGTGCGCGAAGTCACGCTGCTGGGGCAGAACGTCAACGGTTATCGCGGCACCACCCATGACGGGCGGCTCGCGGACCTGGCAGACCTGATCCGGGCCGTCGCTGCAATCGACGGCATCGACCGTATTCGTTACACCACCTCGCACCCGCTCGAATTTTCCGACAGCCTGATTCAGGCTCACGCGGAGGTGCCGGAACTGGTCAAGCACCTGCACTTGCCGGTGCAGTCGGGCTCGGACCGCATTCTGGCGGCAATGAAGCGCAACCACACCACGCTGGAATACAAGTCCAGGCTGCGCAAGCTGCGGGCTGCAGTGCCGGGGATCAGCATCAGTTCCGACTTCATCGTCGGCTTCCCCGGCGAGACCGAAAAGGATTTCGACAACACCATGAAGCTGATCGAGGACGTGGGCTTCGATTTCTCGTTCTCGTTCGTCTACAGCCCGCGCCCCGGCACACCGGCCGCCGATCTGAAAGACGACACGCCGGAAGCCTTGAAAAAAGAGCGCCTGGCAGCCCTGCAACATCGCCTCAACCAGCAGGGTTTCGAGATCAGCCGACAGATGGTCGGCAGTATCCAGCGCATTCTGGTCACCGATTACTCGAAAAAAGACCCCGGCGAACTGCAAGGCCGCACCGAGAACAACCGGATTGTCAATTTCCGCTGTGACAATCCCAGGCTGATCGGGCAATTTGCCGACGTGCACATCGATGACGCGCAGCCACACTCGCTGCGAGGCTCGCTGCTACAGTAAATCCAGCGCCGCTAAAGCAGGCCTCGCGTCCCGCGCAGAAACGAAGATCCGAATGAATTCGGTTCTGCGCGGTCCCTACCCTTGAGCACGGTGAAACCTCCAGCGCGGCCTTTAACAAGGCAAAGCTTTCGCACAACCACCGCTAGAGGTATTCTTCAATACATCTCAATTGCCGCCGGACGGCCATTAAAAGACCTTGAACGTACCCATAGAACCTCATCGTTTCACCCTCGAACCTTTCGAGGCCCATCGTTTCGCCAATCTGTGCGGGCAACTCGACGAGCACTTGCGCCTGATCGAACAACGCCTGGACATCGAGATCCGCAATCGCGGCAATCAATTCGAGCTTATTGGCGCGACCACTCAAACCCAATCCGCCGAAAATCTTCTGCGCCGCCTGTACCGGGAAACCAAAGGTACCGAGCTGACGCCGGACATGGTGCACCTGTTCCTTCAGGAATCGGGCGTTGACGGCCTGGACAACCACCCTGCCGCCGAAGTGGGCGTCTCGCTGCGCACCAAGAAGGGCATGATTCGCCCGCGCGGCCTGAATCAGCAGCGTTACGTCAAGGAAGTCCTCAGCAACGATATCAACTTCGGTATCGGCCCTGCGGGCACCGGCAAGACCTACCTGGCCGTGGCCTGCGCGGTCGATGCGCTGGAGCGCGAACAGATACGTCGCATCCTGTTGGTGCGCCCGGCCGTCGAGGCTGGCGAGAAGCTTGGCTTCCTGCCCGGTGACCTGGCGCAGAAGATCGACCCGTACCTGCGCCCGCTGTATGACGCACTGTATGAGATGCTCGGCTTCGAGTACGTCGCCAAGCTGATCGAGAAACAAGTCATTGAAGTTGCACCGCTGGCCTACATGCGCGGACGCACCCTTAATAACAGCTTCATCATTCTCGACGAAAGTCAGAACACCACCGTCGAGCAGATGAAGATGTTCCTGACCCGTATTGGCTTTGGCTCCACCGCCGTGATCACTGGCGACATCACCCAGGTTGACCTGCCCAAGGGCACCCGGTCGGGCCTGACGCATGTCATCGATGTGCTCAAGGACGTGCCTGGCATCAGTTTCACGCACTTCAAACCAAAGGATGTGGTTCGCCACCCGCTGGTGCAGCGCATCGTTGAGGCCTATGAGCGCTTCGATGACCAGCTCAGTGATGGCCCGTCGGGCAACAATGGTTACTCACGGGACAAGAATCGCAATGCTTGAGCTGGATCTGCAAGTTGCGAGCGAAACGCCTGCTCCTGGTGAAGACCAATTTCGCCTGTGGTGTGAAATGGGCCTGCGCCAGCGCAGTGCCGATTCCGAGCTGACCATCCGGCTGGTTGACGAAACCGAAGGCCGTGAGCTCAATCACACCTGGCGACACAAGAATTACGCCACAAATGTGCTTTCATTCCCGGCGGATGTTCCAGACGACATGCTGGACATTCCGTTGTTGGGCGATCTGGTCATCTGCGTCCCGGTAGTCAACCGCGAAGCCGCTGAACAGGGCAAATCCGTAGACGCGCACTGGGCGCACATGGTCATT contains:
- a CDS encoding hydroxymethylpyrimidine/phosphomethylpyrimidine kinase yields the protein MNIYSSRPVVLCLSGHDPSGGAGLQADIEALLAQGCHAVPAITALTVQDTVNVSDFRVLDREWVMAQANAVLNDSCVAAVKLGMLGSLEMVDTVVELLLAHPHLPAVCDPVLRAGGGGALGKDEVGYAMRERLLPLSIIATPNLPEARILAELPEGTADECAHKLLPFCEHLLITGGHGDEQQIHNRLYVRNGQTHTFVCERLPGSYHGSGCTLASALAGRLAQGEALVSAVKSALDYTWRTLRDAEQLGKGQFVPRRLPLDFCS
- the thiE gene encoding thiamine phosphate synthase, yielding MKLRGLYAITDSQLLSGKFLAYVEAALDGGVTLLQYRDKTGDDSRRLREATELLKLCERYKTRLIINDDAELAARLGVGVHLGQTDGSLPDARALLGHKAIVGATCHGKLELAERARADGATYVAFGRFFNSQTKPGAPAVPLDLIAQVRAKVHLPIAVIGGITLENAPQLVEHGADLLAVVHGLFGAETPQEVTRRAKAFMALL
- the hemL gene encoding glutamate-1-semialdehyde 2,1-aminomutase; amino-acid sequence: MSRSETLFANAQKHIPGGVNSPVRAFKSVGGTPLFFKHAAGAYVTDEDDKRYVDYVGSWGPMILGHSHPDVLDAVRSQLEHGLSYGAPTAMETEMADLVCELVPSMEMVRMVSSGTEATMSAIRLARGFTGRDSIIKFEGCYHGHSDSLLVKAGSGALTLGVPSSPGVPAAFAKHTLTVPFNDLNAVRDLLAEVGPEVACIIVEPVAGNMNCVPPAPGYLQGLRALCDEHGVVLIFDEVMTGFRVALGGAQAYYDVKPDLSTFGKIIGGGMPVGCFGGKREIMSHIAPLGPVYQAGTLSGNPLAMAAGLTTLRLISRPGFHDELSDYTRRLLEGLQQRADAAGIPFVTTQAGGMFGLYFSAAREIVTFEDVMTSDAERFKRFFHMMLDGGVYLAPSAFEAGFTSIAHGDAELKLTLDAAEKAFAALR
- a CDS encoding tetratricopeptide repeat protein, translated to MNRTGRTLVLGCLLLVYPLLATAGGNSLLVPAMGRCTLNTQPENLPAALAACQQAAQGGDAQAQYELGEFYYEGKNAPRDLPQALNYFEQASLQGHAQAQYQLGLMFSRGEGVQANNIQAYIVLKMAAVNGSEDALDAADEVAAKMKRDELEVATQVLGQIFRKYLLELQTAEGRSPFSPLP
- a CDS encoding DUF1820 family protein, with product MTKREAPIYKVIFLNQGQVFEMYAKQIYQSDLWGFLEVEEFVFGERTTVVVDPSEEKLKAQFEGVVRSFVPMHSIVRIDEVERMGTPKISEARGNSNVMPFPMPMPEK
- the miaB gene encoding tRNA (N6-isopentenyl adenosine(37)-C2)-methylthiotransferase MiaB, with product MAKKLYIETHGCQMNEYDSSRMVDLLGEHQALEVTARAEDADVILLNTCSIRERAQDRVYSQLGRWRELKLANPEMVIAVGGCVASQEGAAIRDRAPYVDVVFGPQTLHRLPEMIDAARTTRLPQVDVSFPEIEKFDHLPEPRVDGPSAYVSVMEGCSKYCTFCVVPYTRGEEVSRPFDDVLSEVMHLAEHGVREVTLLGQNVNGYRGTTHDGRLADLADLIRAVAAIDGIDRIRYTTSHPLEFSDSLIQAHAEVPELVKHLHLPVQSGSDRILAAMKRNHTTLEYKSRLRKLRAAVPGISISSDFIVGFPGETEKDFDNTMKLIEDVGFDFSFSFVYSPRPGTPAADLKDDTPEALKKERLAALQHRLNQQGFEISRQMVGSIQRILVTDYSKKDPGELQGRTENNRIVNFRCDNPRLIGQFADVHIDDAQPHSLRGSLLQ
- a CDS encoding PhoH family protein: MNVPIEPHRFTLEPFEAHRFANLCGQLDEHLRLIEQRLDIEIRNRGNQFELIGATTQTQSAENLLRRLYRETKGTELTPDMVHLFLQESGVDGLDNHPAAEVGVSLRTKKGMIRPRGLNQQRYVKEVLSNDINFGIGPAGTGKTYLAVACAVDALEREQIRRILLVRPAVEAGEKLGFLPGDLAQKIDPYLRPLYDALYEMLGFEYVAKLIEKQVIEVAPLAYMRGRTLNNSFIILDESQNTTVEQMKMFLTRIGFGSTAVITGDITQVDLPKGTRSGLTHVIDVLKDVPGISFTHFKPKDVVRHPLVQRIVEAYERFDDQLSDGPSGNNGYSRDKNRNA
- the ybeY gene encoding rRNA maturation RNase YbeY, encoding MLELDLQVASETPAPGEDQFRLWCEMGLRQRSADSELTIRLVDETEGRELNHTWRHKNYATNVLSFPADVPDDMLDIPLLGDLVICVPVVNREAAEQGKSVDAHWAHMVIHGCLHLLGFDHIDDEEAEEMEALERTLLEELGYPDPYADDESADHPHSDTPSKDHE